GATTATTGATCTTTCATATATAGACTACCTAATATTCAACTGCTGATTATCTATATTGaccctaattaattaattaagctaaTATTCTCTCTTATAACTGtggagtatcatttaataattattccTAGCTTAATCATGATCCTAGCAGCTGATCACAAAGAGGTTTCAAGTTTGTATGATGCATGGTTTTACTTTTGTGTCCCAAGGTTACGTGAGATAATGAACTTCATTTTAACTTACATCATGAACAGCGACTCGAAGCAATCTAACTTGTTCCTTTGAAACGGATTGTATCTGATCAAATATTAAACAAGGTTCAAACACAGTAAGATTATGACAATATTTTAAaccaagttataaaaaaaaaaaaaaagctactaCATATCGTTAAACAACTTgaagtataaataaaaacttgaAGTCTTAAAATATCATGCCACAAATTAAAGAGAGTTAGCTTGCAAATGTACGTACCTTTCTAATGATGGTCCAAGAAACATTCTCGGTGCAAGGGGGAATTGTCAGTGAACCTATATACCTGTAATACTGCTTGTAGAATATTTTTATCTGCCTAGGGTCAACTACACCCACCACTCTTTCTGCTTCCGTTGTATCAGAAATGGCCTTTAAATGATCCGTTAACTAGAATAAACAAGGGTTAATCACTTCATGTCCAAGtccaatttttattatatatatcagTCCTTACATACTTAGTCATTtatgcagagagagagagagagtgacaaacacagaaattcaatttaattaccGATGACAAGAAAGAATCTGGACTTCCAATCTTGTAGAGCATTCCAATCACAGCAGATTGTCCTGATGGAGTTTCATGCACCATGTGTAACTCTAGATCAAGCCTGCAGTGCAATTGAatctttaactattttttatacatactgCAGGTATAATACCAGTGTAAATTAGGTAAATAGAAGTGTGGTTGCTTTGTGTTGTATatatatagaagaagaaaaaaatcatgttcTTTCTATGTAAATATGGATATGAAATTTTGAAtagatattattaatttaataaatgcaTGTTTACCTTTTGCCATCTATGGTGTGTTCAGAGGGAGAATGCCAATGACATTGTTTGAGTACGTACTCAGTTTCATTAATTTGAAGATAGCCTGCGCCAGCAACCCATTCTAGCTGCATTCACACACAAATTAAATCACCCAATAGTTGGTTAATTAGTTGGATggaaattaatttctaattaattaggGAGACATAAAcacatatcattttttttatcaaccacGAGAATATTAgacttaaatcaaataaaattattatacataccaaaaaaatttcttccaaatatttaacataatcaaAACCTTTTATTAAGTTCAAACAATTTTACCTCAATTAATCAAAGCACTCAGTAGTATAAGAACATTTCATTGGAAGGTTCTTTGTTATACCTTGGtgatttcaataaatatatacaagtcctaactaaatttaattagttaatttatttattcacctTGATGTCGTGGCCCCTATTCTTAATAGTGGCATTAGAGGGTTGGTAGTTCATCTGAAGCCTCCCTAGATGGGATACTATTTGAACCCTCTCATTCAATAGATCAATAGGCGATTGCATGGATCCATTGTTGCACAAACTCCATTCGGGGTGTATGTCTCCCCAATTAGATGGTCCATTCTCGCTCTTTTCGTCGTAACTAAACTCGCTCTCATCTTCTGTACTTGCAATAAAAGAATTCTTTAATATGCATGCGGGacatgtaaattaattaagcaAAGAAAAACTCATGGCTAGCTAGTAAAAAATGATGTTTGCGAGAATAAATTAAAAGCCATTCCCATATAGAAATTAAGTGTATAtaattttgaaagcataaataacaagcttataataataattgaattattttctaatgatgcatgcaaattaattaaagacaaaGCGACAAAGCAAGTCGATTTCTAACCAACTTCTTGAGACATAACAGGTAAGGAGAGGAATAGAAATGCCGTAAATAAACAGCAAATCAAAACCAAGGTAGCAAGCATTGTAATATATTTCGGGTTAAGTACTTCAGAGAACTATAAAAGGTTCTAATTGATTTGCTAGATCGATGTTTGGTGGTACTGGCTACTCTGATACCTATATTTATAAGCGTTCACTGGTAGGTTAGCCAAATATGAAACTGAGAATTGGAGGTAGGCCAATGCTTTGAAATTGGAAAATCTATCATTTAATTTGACCACATTGACAACAAGACTTTCTCTAAATTTTCCATTTCACGCAACCATCATCATTTAGCGAGTAATATTTATAAGTTCTgaaatgaataatataaaaacacgttttttatttaatgaatgaTTTACATGCTTATTGATTCTCAAGATGAATTACTGGTCCTTTTTACTTCATCTCATCCAACAGttaccaaattaattaattctagtagctattagttaattaaaaagttTCATCTATGTATTAATTTAAGTGAGATATATGTGTTGTCTCAAATCAAActtataagatttttaaaatttaaaatattcaaattcaatAAACGATCATGTAAGTTCTTATATTGCATTAAttgatatcaaatatttattgattagcCGATCAAAAagaattattgattgattaatgTTCTTATACATTTAAtgacatatatttattataaattattatatacagcAATTTAACAGTTATGGTTTTAGTAAGATTATTTATTCCTATAAAATATATGGAAgagcaatatatataaaaatgttgggggaaaaatcttataattaagttGGTTTCATTACCTTGTAGATTTGATTCTGCAAAGTTAATTATTGTTTAAAGAATAAagtataattatattgattgattaaaaaaattaacaattaagatTATGATAAAATACAATTACATATGACAAATTTTAAACCTGTTCAAATTCTAACGGTTGATTTTCAATAAACGGTTacgtttataatttttaaaattgtatatcTTCTATTTTAGGAATCAACTTGTTAACTAATGACTACCTAATTGTCTAATTTGACATATTGTATCTTTAGGGATATAAGGATATCTAAAGGATTTAAGATATAGCGGGAAACGATctggaattttctcttttactgtacaatttacttaaaaaattaaactcgtCTATTAAAATTCTCCGTTCAAACTCATTTTAATTTGGGAAAATCAATTTCAATCACGTTTGTGAAGAATCGAtgacttcttttattttcaaatgaactCGTGTGCACGACTCACTGGTTAATTTGCGTCTACATAACTACATTTGACATGAACTACCAGGGAATTCATGAAGAAATTTTTAATAGTTTCGTACTTTCGTtctttgaatattaaaaaattacatcataTGTAACACTACacataaagagaaaaataaggtAGTATTAATTTTAGGGCGTACACTGTACGgatatatgtaaatttatatttatatttatatttatttatttttaaatttttaaaattacttatattatatataataataataattaaattaatgagcttgaaaatttttaatgttttttttaatttacagaaaaaattaaatttatctaaacAGAATTATCAACAtcataaattgaaataattaaaattcaacataattatcattattttgatttttattagtAGCTAAAATAACCTAATTTTAAGTCACCATTGAATTCAGCCAaatgtaaattaaatataatgtacTTTTTTACAGCCcaatattattgaattttaatacCGTCAATTTTGACAACTGTCTGAAAGGTATAAAATTGAAGCATATAAGCATACAAATACTCCACGTAAATGTCCTGTGCAGCTCTGTCATAAGTTGAAAAGgttcaaattattatatatgtagtaAAATATTGACTTTGTAGATGGACATTACATatcgttcaaaaaaaaaaatcaagtactTGAAGTTAATTTAAAAGGATTCGTCAGTGCTTCCCAGTTAGGTTTTGAAATTAACTTccataattaataaatcaatcAAAACCTTTAACCAAACTAATTGACAAAATGAAGGAAGAATtcttatatagagagagagagagtcaacacaagtttttgaaaaattaagtcaATAATATTTGACATGTcactatttttcattaaattaatgtaataatttttatgagAGAATGTAAACTTATTTATTGATTACTTGTGTTTACACACAATTACGTGTATACCAAGAGTTTTCAAATCTTAAAGTTATGTCtaagtaatttgaaaaaaaaattacttttactaATAACCACAaaatattgtcatttttttaccttcattgtatttaaaaaaataagagaaaaatattatttgattatttactattttttttattttttgaaatgaaaataaataaaatgtttataattaataataaatatctaactatatttttctcataaaacCGGACGATACTATTTGGGGtgtgtttttctttaaattttggtgaaaataattttttaaattattaattttgaaagaGATAGCTTAAAGATTGTGTTTGGACATGATTTTTTGAAacgtaaataaaatataatttataagtcTATATTTAGAATCAATTTTatctactgataaaaaaaagaatcaattctatctaataaaaaatcatttcttccaaaatcaattctatttgatgcaaaaataaaactttggaaacaaaaaaaaaacattttttaaaaccataAAATTATAGATAACAAATTTATGAttccaaatatttaatttaataataacatacaCAAATTAGTATTTCGGTCCCTAGCCCAAGAGATATTTAGTGTGAACAAAATCCTTTGaggttaattaattttcaacacCAACCACAACTcggacaataaatatttaatttttcacaaattaattattttgagctCAACTTTTGTTGGTGTAATTGCTTTTTTgtgtacaataataataatgattgaATTTAAGTCCTCATGCATCAACCTCAACCTCTCACGTCAGAACCATCCTAATAAGTTATTTATTCACATAATCTTAAGTTCAactttagatttaaaagatttttacaaatcacttaaaatagagaaaaaatagtAAAGTGACCAGTAACAAAGTTtcattttgatgaaattttttttaaaaaatgtttagagCAATCTAGGAGTCATAATCAACCCATCCCCAAATGCATGAGCAAAGAAAGGTAATGCTCGAATTAATTATCCttgatttgaaaaataatttaatttttggatttAGGGTTTATTGTGTTGCCATGACCAATCATAAAAgatagaattataattttttttggtgaaaatatataataaattaatccaaatttttgtaaaaaaaattgtgtttaagAACTatggttttaattaattaattaattattactaggaAGTATTTGGTTTTATTGTTAGATTATATTGAATTCTTATAATAGATACATCAgtgtaattatcataaaatatagTTGCGAAATATaacaaatgaaagaaataattgTGCAATGGATCGAACTCAAAtgataaacaaaagaaaaaactaacaataaaCAGGTAAACCTGACTAGattcaagagagaaaaaaaaaacattgaaatgGGCTGTCAGGCAGGAAGTAGGAGGGCCGCATACTCAATAGAAATGGGCTTCCATCGCAGCGGCAGGGCTGCCTTTCAAGCTTTTCTTAATGACAAAATATATTAGAAGAATTAAGTTAATAAAAGTATTTGAAAAAGATATAGGTGCATGTCTCATTAACGTTGAGAGAAAATTTGgaaatatatatagtttaaggacaaatttaaaattactttctttaatttgcatttaaatataagaaaaaaacaactaaagtctgatagattaaaataaagataaatttaaactaattaaaatctatttgttgtcattatttcaaaaatatttttaagttaattaaaacCTGAGTAtcatctttaatattttttgtttatattgatGTCTAAAGACAATACTtactaaattaactattttttatatgaacattaaaaacaaaattgtagttAAAAGCAATGTGATAATAAGGGTGAAAGTGGGTTGAACAACCCCTTAAAGGTCTATGACTCAGTCAATTTATACAAATCTATTAAGTTTCACATACTGGTCCATTTAgcaacaatattttattaataaatatattattattgatatgatatataatattataattattttgatgaaattaaaaaattattttaacgaattgataaatgtttaaaataaattaattcttataagCATAGATGAGCAGTAACAATAAGGCTTAAAAAATTTTGATAATCtgttacatataatatatattgataaatttaattttagtctggtttaaaattatctttttattcttaataaaaatctttaactttattaaaaaaaaattatacttcttaatataaaacaaacttttaaattttaaatggatTAACAAGCCACATTAACAGACTTATATAAACATCAGGTAAAAGCCTAAATAGTAGGCTGGTGATTGATAATTGGTCCGGACTTGGCCATAGAAATATTAAACAAGTCACTCTAAGCTTAGGTAGGGTTTGATCAAGTACAACCCATTTTTATTCCCATGTGACAAGATGAAATTCTAGAAGCAAAGGAGCGAGGTGCTTGAAGTCTTTTGCAGGCAATTACTTGGATGACAGAACTTAGAGAATCTAATCTTACTTTTGAGCTAGTTTGCAAAACCGTGATGGATAGCTCACTCGCAAACTTTAGTGGAAATTTTGATTTTCACGTAGTATTATCTAATTGTAGAGttgttagtttttcttttccaaatTTCATGGCAAGTTTCATTCGGAGGCACACGAATCATGTCGCTTCTAGGACGCCAAGATCTTCTTGCTAGCAATTATGTTTTTCAGCATATTCTTGAttgtatttattcttttattttgaataaaacgATACAAGTatctttatctaaaaaaaaacatgaatattttttttatatatatttattgaagtGCTATCAGTAATGAGAAAATATTCGCCTATAGTGGTACTCGCTCGATTCGAGCTCCCGTGGAGGATACCCTGTGActtaaaccaaaataaagaaaaagccaAGAATACtgtggtaaaataaaataataaatatgttgaatgcttttttttttttttattggctaAATATGTTGAATGTAAGTGCTCGTCTCAAAATTTGtctctttttgttttatcataaatcataaatttcgcTTACACACCGCCAGACTCTAAAATCCCTCAACCTAACGATTCATGCAGGTTGGTTATAAGGttactcttttttcttatttatttttgttataccTGTTTTGCTCTAGTTTTTTAATCCCTTCGAACTCTCCATTACGTTGCTTCGTGATCATCGTCTCTGTAAATTCTGCTGGCAGTGAATTAGGGTTCGTTTGAATTATTGAGCCGAACTTGTGGCGGGTATGCAGGGATACTCGCATTGGTTCGGAATTTTAATTTTCCACTGAAAGCTGAACCCCCTTCAAATTTCTCTGCATTACGTTTTGTTTGATTTGCCTTGCATTTTGAGCAATACTTCCGTTTTccctatttttaattaataaatttcatatgCTTGATTTGCCTTGGTGTTACGGGAAGCGATAATACGAAATCTTTATATTATGCATGCAGTTTTCATGCTTTCATGTGCATATTTCGCTTATCTTGTTCGTTTTTCAATCTGCATTTGAGAGGATTTCTGTATCTATGTTGGTTGGGATAATGTGTCTTGTGGAGATTGATATATTTTCTACATGTAGACAGTTACTTAATTTAGTTGCCTTAGTTTTTGAGATAAGTGTTTTTTTCCCTTGTACTACTTGAGCAAACTCTGACTTGAATGATGATAGATGGCTGAATTTCAGTTTGATTATATCCTTTCTATTGCCCTTCTCAATTGATATTATGCAGGGTACTTCATCTTGATGAAGTTTGCCACATGCCAAATGACATTTGTGGACCATCTGATGGTTTCCGTGTCTCCCTACTGATCTAAAGTATTATTCTGTAGGTCTCACGCACAGTGTTCAGCAAAACAAATGGTAAATGGTACTCGTTCTAGTCACAATGCTAAGGACGAGGAAAATAATAACAGGAGGGTGACACAGGATAGTGAGAAGGGAAAAATCAAATCACATCCTAATGTATCAGATACAACTGGTGTGAGAAGGTCTCCTAGAGAGACATCATCAAAGAAGAACATTCCTAACCCTTCTTCAAGTACCCGTAAGTCTGGGCGACTTGAAAATAGAGCACCACCAGCTCCTGTCGACAAAAGGAAATCTGGAAGGATTGAAAAAAAGATGCCAAGTCCTTTGAGAAGATCTGGAAGAACTAGGAGTCAGTCTTCTGCAGGTTATTCTGATTCTAAAAGCTCAGGGTCAGTGAGTTCAGACCCTAAgccaaaaaaagagaagagtgTGAAACAGTTGATATTTGAAGCTAAGGAAGTAAATGGAACTGAGGAACATCATCTGGGAACACCCCGGATCAGAGTAAAGAGAATGACTGCTCGTATGTATCGGTCTCTCTTTCAATTACCAAAGGAAGGTAATACAGTGAGATGCCTAGTGTCATTCTTATTTCAacaactttgtttttctttgttgaaCCCTGACTTTTGTTACACATCTAAATGCAATAAAAAGCAGTGCTAATTTGATGGTTAATGTTATGTACACtatgcaataaaaaaaagttgttaaagGTGCTGGTAATGCCTGGTCTTTCTTCAAGTCTCTTGTTGGCTATTTTGTTTACTTATCAAAATGAAGATAAGTCAAAGTTTTTCCGAGTGAGGCATGCTAATTATTATTAGGTTTTGTTTGTATTGTCTATCGTTTTTAATTGCTTGACTGGAAAGATTTCCTTGCAGAGCCTAATAGGACCGATAAGTTAAATCAAGGTGGCAACAATGGTGAAGGCCAGATTGATGAGTGCTCTAAAGAGAGTCATGATTGTGAAGAAATCTCCAAGAATGGTGTGCTATCATCTGAAGATGGCAAATCAAAAGAGATGAGAGTTGACATTGGGTCGAGTGGGTCTGTGAAAGATCTGGTAGAAATTACCATGGCTCAAGGTTCATTGGCACCATCTAATGTTGCGCTACCATCTGAAGATGGAAAATCGAAAGAGATGAGAGTTGACACTGGGTTGAGTGGGCCTGTGAAAGATCTGGTAGAAAATACCATGACTCTAGATTCATTGGCACCATCTAATGCTGCAACTTATGAGACTGGTCTGGCATCTGAAAACTTTCA
The nucleotide sequence above comes from Glycine soja cultivar W05 chromosome 11, ASM419377v2, whole genome shotgun sequence. Encoded proteins:
- the LOC114374104 gene encoding alpha carbonic anhydrase 7-like, with amino-acid sequence MLATLVLICCLFTAFLFLSLPVMSQEVEDESEFSYDEKSENGPSNWGDIHPEWSLCNNGSMQSPIDLLNERVQIVSHLGRLQMNYQPSNATIKNRGHDIKLEWVAGAGYLQINETEYVLKQCHWHSPSEHTIDGKRLDLELHMVHETPSGQSAVIGMLYKIGSPDSFLSSLTDHLKAISDTTEAERVVGVVDPRQIKIFYKQYYRYIGSLTIPPCTENVSWTIIRKIQSVSKEQVRLLRVAVHDESDTNARPLQLINNRLVKLYGRKYTIKDKH